The following are encoded in a window of Streptomyces sp. 11x1 genomic DNA:
- a CDS encoding HD domain-containing protein: protein MSAEATNPAVSPAPAPPPAHRRKGRPRIDLRRLGRAALLGPTTRDRLPDAISHVAEAHRAHHPDADLEPLRRAYVLAESSHRGQMRKSGEPYITHPLAVTLILAELGAETTTLTASLLHDTVEDTDVTLDQVREEFGAEVCFIVDGVTKLEKVDYGAAAEPETFRKMLVATGNDVRVMSIKLADRLHNMRTLGVMRPEKQERIAKVTRDVLIPLAERLGVQALKTELEDLVFAILHPEEYAHTRGLIADNAAQEGDPLAEIADEVRGVLREAGIQAEVLIRPRHFVSLHRVSRKRGRLRGTDFGRILVLVGEDADCYAVLGELHTCLTPVVSEFKDFIAVPKFNLYQSLHTAVARGDGQVAEVLIRTHQMHKAAEAGVVALGNPYAAPTEEQPDGRRAEGERVDPTRPGWLSRLLDWQEAAPDADMFWSTLREDLAQDREITVFRPDGGTLGLPEGASCVDAAYAQYGEDAHACIGARVNGRLATLSTVLKDGDTVQLLMGQDPASEPSREWLEHAHTPAARIAIQRWLATHPSPATDERDERDGDRKGETSARRPALDEPAATSDTVGAVVVVDRPEATVRLARCCTPVPPDEVTGFAVRGGVVTVHRVECAAVTRMKGLGRPEIDVRWGDTTEFRVTLVAESFQRPHLLADLTEAIALEGVDIVTATVEPPTQQRVRHTYTLQLPDAAHLPALMRAMRNVPGVYDVGRAQHQKVAAY, encoded by the coding sequence ATGAGCGCGGAGGCCACGAACCCCGCCGTATCGCCCGCCCCTGCGCCGCCACCAGCGCACCGCAGGAAGGGCCGACCTCGTATCGACCTGCGCCGTCTGGGCCGCGCCGCACTCCTGGGCCCGACGACCCGCGACCGGTTGCCCGACGCGATCAGCCATGTCGCCGAGGCGCACCGCGCCCACCATCCCGACGCCGACCTGGAACCGTTGCGCCGGGCGTACGTCCTCGCCGAGTCCTCGCACCGCGGTCAGATGCGCAAGAGCGGTGAGCCGTACATCACCCACCCGCTCGCCGTGACGCTGATCCTCGCCGAACTCGGCGCGGAGACCACGACCCTGACGGCCTCTCTGCTCCACGACACCGTCGAGGACACCGATGTGACCCTCGATCAGGTGCGCGAGGAGTTCGGCGCCGAGGTGTGCTTCATCGTCGACGGCGTCACCAAGCTGGAGAAGGTCGACTACGGCGCCGCCGCCGAACCCGAGACCTTCCGTAAGATGCTCGTCGCCACCGGCAACGACGTCCGCGTGATGTCGATCAAACTCGCCGATCGGCTGCACAACATGCGCACCCTCGGCGTGATGCGCCCCGAGAAGCAGGAACGCATCGCCAAGGTCACCCGGGACGTCCTGATCCCCCTCGCCGAACGACTCGGCGTGCAGGCGCTCAAGACGGAGCTGGAGGACCTCGTCTTCGCGATCCTCCACCCCGAGGAGTACGCCCACACCCGCGGCCTCATCGCGGACAACGCCGCACAGGAGGGCGACCCGCTCGCCGAGATCGCCGACGAGGTACGCGGCGTGCTGCGCGAGGCGGGCATCCAGGCCGAAGTCCTCATCAGGCCCCGCCACTTCGTCTCCCTGCACCGCGTCTCCCGAAAACGCGGACGGCTGCGCGGCACCGACTTCGGCCGGATCCTGGTCCTCGTCGGCGAGGACGCCGACTGCTACGCCGTCCTCGGGGAGCTGCACACCTGCCTCACGCCCGTGGTCTCGGAGTTCAAGGACTTCATCGCCGTACCGAAGTTCAACCTGTACCAGTCGCTGCACACCGCCGTCGCGCGCGGCGACGGCCAGGTCGCCGAAGTCCTCATCCGCACCCACCAGATGCACAAGGCCGCCGAGGCCGGCGTCGTGGCGCTCGGCAACCCGTACGCCGCCCCCACCGAGGAACAGCCCGACGGACGGCGTGCCGAGGGCGAGCGCGTCGACCCCACCCGCCCCGGCTGGCTCTCCCGGCTCCTCGACTGGCAGGAGGCGGCCCCGGACGCCGACATGTTCTGGTCGACCCTGCGCGAGGACCTCGCCCAGGACCGGGAGATCACTGTGTTCCGCCCCGACGGGGGCACATTGGGGCTTCCCGAGGGCGCCAGTTGTGTGGACGCGGCGTACGCGCAGTACGGTGAGGACGCCCACGCCTGTATCGGCGCCCGCGTCAACGGCCGTCTGGCGACGCTCAGCACGGTCCTGAAGGACGGCGACACCGTCCAGCTCCTCATGGGCCAGGACCCGGCCTCCGAGCCCTCCAGGGAGTGGCTGGAGCACGCCCACACACCCGCCGCACGCATCGCCATCCAGCGCTGGCTCGCCACCCACCCGTCACCCGCCACCGACGAGCGGGACGAGCGCGACGGCGACCGCAAGGGCGAGACCTCCGCCCGGCGCCCCGCCCTCGACGAGCCCGCCGCCACCTCCGACACCGTCGGCGCAGTGGTCGTCGTCGACAGGCCCGAGGCGACCGTCCGCCTCGCCCGCTGCTGCACGCCCGTACCACCCGACGAGGTCACCGGGTTCGCCGTGCGCGGGGGAGTGGTGACCGTGCACCGCGTCGAATGCGCCGCCGTGACACGCATGAAGGGGCTGGGGCGCCCCGAGATCGACGTGCGCTGGGGCGACACCACCGAGTTCCGGGTCACCCTCGTCGCCGAGTCCTTCCAGCGCCCCCATCTGCTGGCCGACCTCACCGAGGCCATCGCCCTCGAAGGCGTCGACATCGTCACAGCCACCGTCGAACCGCCGACCCAGCAGCGCGTCCGCCACACCTACACGCTGCAACTCCCGGACGCCGCCCACCTCCCGGCCCTGATGCGCGCCATGCGGAACGTACCGGGCGTGTACGACGTGGGCCGCGCCCAGCACCAGAAGGTGGCCGCGTACTGA
- the hflX gene encoding GTPase HflX — translation MTSSSSPSQAAQRAFAQNNPEGLRADALMEEDVAWSFEIDGERDGDQFDRSDRAALRRVAGLSTELEDVTEVEYRQLRLERVVLVGVWTTGTSRDAENSLAELAALAETAGALVLDGVIQRRDKPDAATYIGSGKANELRDIVLDSGADTVICDGELSPGQLIHLEDVVKVKVIDRTALILDIFAQHAKSREGKAQVALAQMQYMLPRLRGWGQSLSRQMGGGKGGGLATRGPGETKIETDRRRIREKMAKMRREIAEMKTGREIKRQERRRNKVPSVAIAGYTNAGKSSLLNRLTGAGVLVENALFATLDPTVRRAETPSGRLYTLADTVGFVRHLPHHLVEAFRSTMEEVGDSDLILHVVDGSHPDPEEQLAAVREVIRDVGATNVPEIVVINKADAADPLTLQRLLRIEKRSIAVSARSGQGIEELLALIDDELPRPSVEIEALVPYTHGKLVARAHTEGEVISEEHTPEGTLLKARVHEELASDLAPYVPSATTA, via the coding sequence ATGACCTCCTCTTCTTCCCCTTCCCAGGCCGCGCAGCGCGCCTTCGCGCAGAACAACCCCGAAGGTCTTCGGGCCGATGCCCTGATGGAAGAGGACGTCGCCTGGAGCTTCGAGATCGACGGTGAGCGGGACGGCGACCAGTTCGACCGCTCCGACCGCGCGGCCCTGCGCCGTGTAGCGGGCCTCTCCACCGAGCTCGAGGACGTCACCGAGGTCGAGTACCGACAGCTCCGCCTGGAGCGCGTCGTACTCGTCGGTGTCTGGACCACGGGAACCTCGCGGGACGCGGAGAACTCCCTGGCCGAGCTGGCCGCCCTCGCGGAGACCGCGGGCGCGCTCGTGCTCGACGGAGTGATCCAGCGCCGCGACAAGCCGGACGCGGCCACCTACATCGGCTCCGGCAAGGCCAACGAGCTGCGGGACATCGTCCTCGACTCGGGCGCCGACACGGTCATCTGCGACGGTGAGCTGAGCCCGGGGCAGCTCATCCACCTCGAAGACGTCGTCAAGGTCAAGGTCATCGACCGTACGGCCCTGATCCTCGACATCTTCGCTCAGCACGCCAAGTCCCGTGAGGGCAAGGCGCAGGTCGCGCTCGCGCAGATGCAGTACATGCTGCCGAGGCTGCGAGGCTGGGGTCAGTCGCTGTCCCGCCAGATGGGCGGCGGCAAGGGCGGCGGCCTCGCCACCCGTGGTCCCGGTGAGACCAAGATCGAGACGGACCGGCGTCGGATCCGCGAGAAGATGGCGAAGATGCGCCGGGAGATCGCGGAGATGAAGACCGGCCGCGAGATCAAGCGCCAGGAGCGCCGCAGGAACAAGGTGCCCTCGGTCGCCATCGCCGGCTACACCAACGCGGGCAAGTCCTCCCTGCTCAACCGGCTCACGGGCGCGGGCGTCCTGGTCGAGAACGCCCTGTTCGCGACCCTCGACCCGACCGTGCGCCGGGCCGAGACCCCGAGCGGGCGGCTGTACACGCTGGCCGACACCGTCGGCTTCGTGCGCCACCTGCCGCACCACCTGGTCGAGGCGTTCCGCTCCACGATGGAGGAGGTCGGCGACTCCGACCTGATCCTGCACGTGGTCGACGGTTCGCACCCCGACCCGGAGGAGCAGCTGGCCGCCGTGCGCGAGGTCATCCGTGACGTGGGCGCGACGAACGTCCCCGAGATCGTGGTGATCAACAAGGCGGACGCGGCCGACCCGCTGACGCTCCAGCGGCTGCTGCGGATCGAGAAGCGCTCCATCGCGGTCTCGGCCCGCTCCGGCCAGGGCATCGAGGAACTGCTCGCTCTCATCGACGACGAACTGCCGCGCCCCTCGGTCGAGATCGAGGCGCTCGTGCCGTACACCCACGGCAAGCTCGTCGCCCGCGCCCACACCGAGGGCGAGGTGATCTCCGAGGAGCACACCCCGGAGGGCACCCTGCTCAAGGCCCGGGTGCACGAGGAACTGGCGTCCGACCTGGCGCCGTACGTCCCGTCGGCCACGACTGCCTGA
- a CDS encoding antitoxin: MGLLDNLKTKLSPAKDKVSHLAQKHEGKIHHGLDRAAHTVDRKTKGKYSNKIQSGTGRAKHAMDRLAHHEGGHTPPPPGGGATPPPPGGGATPPPPAS; encoded by the coding sequence ATGGGCCTGCTGGATAATTTGAAAACCAAACTCTCCCCGGCCAAGGACAAGGTCTCGCACCTCGCCCAGAAGCACGAGGGCAAGATCCACCACGGTCTCGACAGGGCCGCTCACACGGTCGACAGGAAGACCAAGGGCAAGTACAGCAACAAGATCCAGTCGGGCACGGGCAGGGCCAAGCACGCCATGGACCGACTCGCGCACCACGAGGGCGGTCACACGCCCCCGCCTCCGGGCGGCGGCGCCACACCTCCGCCTCCGGGCGGCGGCGCCACTCCCCCGCCTCCGGCTTCCTGA
- the miaB gene encoding tRNA (N6-isopentenyl adenosine(37)-C2)-methylthiotransferase MiaB: MGVKTYEVRTYGCQMNVHDSERLSGLLEEAGYVRAPEDAGEGNADVVVFNTCAVRENADNRLYGNLGRLAPMKTARPGMQIAVGGCLAQKDRDTIVRKAPWVDVVFGTHNIGKLPVLLERARVQDEAQVEIAESLEAFPSTLPTRRESAYAAWVSISVGCNNTCTFCIVPALRGKEKDRRTGDILAEIEALVGEGVSEITLLGQNVNAYGSDIGDREAFSKLLRACGRVEGLERVRFTSPHPRDFTDDVIAAMAETPNVMPQLHMPLQSGSDTVLKAMRRSYRQERYLGIIEKVRASIPHAAITTDIIVGFPGETEEDFEQTMHVVREARFTQAFTFQYSKRPGTPAATMEGQIPKEVVQKRYERLVALQEEISWEENKKQVGRTLELMVAEGEGRKDGATHRLSGRAPDNRLVHFTKPDQEVRPGDVVTVEITYAAPHHLLAEGAVLDVRRTRSGDAWEKRQALPAEKPGGVLLGLPKIGAPEPLSAATTGGCGVPQ; the protein is encoded by the coding sequence GTGGGCGTCAAGACATACGAAGTGCGTACTTATGGATGTCAGATGAACGTCCATGACTCCGAACGCCTGTCCGGTCTGCTGGAGGAGGCCGGATACGTCCGCGCGCCCGAGGACGCGGGGGAGGGCAACGCCGACGTCGTCGTCTTCAACACCTGCGCCGTCCGCGAGAACGCCGACAACCGCCTCTACGGCAACCTCGGCCGCCTCGCCCCGATGAAGACCGCCCGCCCCGGCATGCAGATCGCCGTCGGCGGCTGCCTGGCCCAGAAGGACCGGGACACCATCGTCAGGAAGGCGCCCTGGGTCGACGTCGTCTTCGGCACGCACAACATCGGCAAGCTGCCCGTCCTGCTGGAGCGCGCCCGCGTCCAGGACGAGGCCCAGGTCGAGATCGCCGAGTCCCTGGAGGCCTTCCCCTCCACGCTGCCGACCCGCCGCGAGAGCGCCTACGCCGCCTGGGTCTCGATCTCCGTCGGCTGCAACAACACCTGCACGTTCTGTATCGTCCCGGCCCTGCGCGGCAAGGAGAAGGACCGCCGCACCGGCGACATCCTCGCCGAGATCGAGGCCCTGGTCGGCGAGGGCGTCTCCGAGATCACCCTGCTCGGCCAGAACGTGAACGCGTACGGCTCCGACATCGGCGACCGCGAGGCGTTCAGCAAGCTGCTGCGGGCCTGCGGGCGGGTCGAGGGCCTGGAGCGCGTCCGCTTCACCTCCCCGCATCCCCGCGACTTCACCGACGACGTCATCGCGGCCATGGCCGAGACGCCGAACGTGATGCCGCAGCTGCACATGCCGCTCCAGTCCGGCTCGGACACGGTCCTCAAGGCCATGCGCCGCTCGTACCGCCAGGAGCGCTACCTCGGGATCATCGAGAAGGTCCGCGCGTCCATCCCGCACGCGGCCATCACCACCGACATCATCGTGGGCTTCCCCGGCGAGACCGAGGAGGACTTCGAGCAGACCATGCACGTGGTCCGCGAGGCCCGCTTCACCCAGGCGTTCACCTTCCAGTACTCCAAGCGCCCCGGCACCCCGGCCGCCACCATGGAGGGCCAGATCCCCAAGGAGGTCGTCCAGAAGCGCTACGAGCGCCTCGTCGCCCTCCAGGAGGAGATCTCCTGGGAGGAGAACAAGAAGCAGGTCGGCCGCACCCTGGAGCTGATGGTCGCCGAGGGCGAGGGCCGCAAGGACGGCGCCACGCACCGGCTCTCCGGCCGCGCCCCCGACAACCGCCTGGTCCACTTCACCAAGCCGGACCAGGAGGTCCGCCCCGGCGACGTGGTGACCGTCGAGATCACGTACGCCGCGCCTCACCACCTGCTGGCCGAGGGCGCGGTCCTGGACGTACGGCGGACCCGGTCGGGCGACGCCTGGGAGAAGCGTCAGGCCCTTCCGGCGGAGAAGCCGGGCGGGGTGCTGCTGGGGCTACCGAAGATCGGGGCTCCGGAGCCGCTGTCGGCGGCTACCACCGGTGGGTGCGGGGTTCCCCAGTAG
- a CDS encoding class III extradiol dioxygenase subunit B-like domain-containing protein produces MLVAAAVCPCPPLLVPEVAAGAAPELDAARDACADALGVLAAARPDRLVVVGPAGRDASYPEGSGGSFRGFGVDLDVRLGRGGNGDTTARLPASLAVAAWLLDRTGWADAPLEGLGVAEPTAVERCTQVGRQVAGAAERVALLVMGDASACRTLKAPGYLDERAAGFDAGVARALADADVEGLKTLDTGVARELRASGRAPWQILAGAAEGAGLAGSLLYDEAPYGVGYLVAAWS; encoded by the coding sequence ATGCTTGTCGCCGCCGCCGTCTGCCCCTGTCCGCCTCTGCTCGTGCCCGAGGTGGCCGCCGGGGCCGCGCCCGAGCTGGACGCGGCGCGGGACGCGTGCGCGGACGCGCTCGGAGTGCTCGCTGCCGCCCGCCCGGACCGGCTGGTGGTCGTGGGCCCCGCCGGGCGCGACGCGTCGTATCCGGAAGGCTCGGGCGGCTCGTTCCGGGGCTTCGGCGTGGACCTCGACGTCCGCCTCGGGCGCGGGGGGAACGGCGACACGACGGCCCGGCTGCCCGCCTCGCTCGCCGTCGCCGCCTGGCTGCTCGACCGCACCGGCTGGGCCGACGCCCCGCTGGAAGGGCTCGGGGTGGCGGAACCGACCGCCGTCGAGCGGTGTACCCAGGTAGGAAGACAGGTCGCCGGGGCGGCCGAGCGGGTGGCTCTGCTGGTGATGGGCGACGCCAGCGCGTGCCGCACGCTCAAGGCCCCCGGGTACCTGGACGAGCGCGCGGCCGGCTTCGACGCGGGGGTCGCGCGCGCGCTCGCCGACGCCGACGTCGAGGGGCTGAAGACGCTGGACACCGGGGTGGCCCGCGAGCTGAGGGCCTCCGGGCGGGCCCCCTGGCAGATCCTCGCGGGCGCCGCCGAGGGCGCGGGCCTGGCCGGCAGCCTGCTCTACGACGAGGCGCCGTACGGCGTGGGTTACCTGGTCGCCGCCTGGTCGTAG
- the miaA gene encoding tRNA (adenosine(37)-N6)-dimethylallyltransferase MiaA, producing the protein MSNAVPSPRVIAVVGPTAAGKSDLGVYLAQRLGGEVVNADSMQLYRGMDIGTAKLTPEERDGVPHHLLDIWEVTAAASVAEYQRLARARIDALLADGRWPILVGGSGLYVRGAVDNLEFPGTDPKVRARLEEELTLRGSGALHARLAAADPEAAEAILPSNGRRIVRALEVIEITGKPFTANLPGHDAVYDTVQIGVDVARPELDERIARRVDRMWDAGLVEEVSALEAQGLREGRTASRALGYQQVLAALAGQCTLDEARAETVRATKRFARRQDSWFRRDPRVHWLKGGLADLTELPQLALALVERPVTA; encoded by the coding sequence GTGAGCAACGCAGTTCCCTCCCCACGGGTCATCGCCGTCGTCGGACCGACCGCGGCCGGCAAGTCCGATCTGGGCGTCTATCTGGCCCAGCGCCTCGGCGGCGAGGTCGTCAACGCCGATTCCATGCAGCTCTACCGGGGGATGGACATCGGCACCGCCAAGCTGACCCCCGAGGAGCGCGACGGAGTCCCGCACCACCTCCTGGACATCTGGGAGGTGACGGCCGCCGCCAGCGTCGCCGAGTACCAGCGGCTCGCCCGCGCCCGGATCGACGCCCTGCTCGCCGACGGCCGCTGGCCGATCCTGGTGGGCGGCTCCGGGCTGTACGTCCGGGGAGCCGTCGACAACCTGGAGTTCCCCGGCACCGACCCCAAGGTCCGGGCCCGCCTGGAGGAGGAGCTGACGTTGCGCGGCTCCGGCGCGCTGCACGCCCGGCTCGCCGCCGCCGACCCCGAGGCCGCCGAGGCGATCCTGCCCAGCAACGGCCGCCGCATCGTCCGCGCCCTCGAAGTGATCGAGATCACCGGAAAGCCGTTCACGGCGAACCTGCCGGGCCATGACGCGGTCTATGACACCGTCCAGATCGGCGTCGACGTGGCGCGGCCCGAACTCGACGAGCGCATCGCCCGCCGGGTCGACCGCATGTGGGACGCCGGACTGGTCGAAGAAGTGAGCGCACTGGAGGCGCAGGGGTTGCGCGAGGGGCGTACGGCGTCGCGTGCGCTCGGCTACCAGCAGGTCCTCGCGGCACTCGCCGGGCAGTGCACCCTGGACGAGGCGCGCGCGGAGACCGTACGGGCCACCAAGCGCTTCGCGCGCCGCCAGGATTCATGGTTCAGGCGCGACCCGCGGGTGCATTGGCTCAAGGGGGGGCTCGCCGACCTGACGGAACTCCCGCAGCTCGCACTGGCGTTGGTCGAACGACCGGTCACAGCCTGA
- a CDS encoding M1 family metallopeptidase: MPLTSRLRSRRVQAALLASAVSICLIAASAPSPAAPLGVGDRLFPHLGNPGYDVRSYDLDFTYPGSNREPLTAVTTIDARTTSRLERINLDFTHGKVDSVEVDGVPAAFTSAGEDLVVTPEAPLTEGSRTRITVRHTSDPVYTGDVEGGWVRTADGLAMANQADAAHVVFPCNDHPSDKAMFTVRVTVPDGYTAVSNGLATGTDRAPGTTTWTYRTEHPMATELAQISIGRSAVLHRTGPHRLPVRDVVPAKDREKLEPWLAKTPGQIEWMEDKVGRYPFETYGVLIAEAQTGFELETQTLSLFERALFVRPEYPKWYVESIMVHELAHQWFGNSVSPRTWSDLWLNEGHATWYEALYAEETAGRSVAARMKAAYGASDRWRAAGGPPAAPKKPKDGQKIGIFRANVYDGAALFLYALRQEIGAPAFALLQRAWVTVHRDGVASTADFRELASKIAGRDLGDFFHAWLYEVRTPPMPGHPDWTSAPVEASARR, encoded by the coding sequence ATGCCGCTCACCTCACGCCTCAGGAGCCGCCGCGTCCAGGCCGCGCTGCTCGCCTCCGCCGTCTCCATCTGCCTGATCGCCGCGAGCGCTCCGTCACCCGCCGCCCCGCTCGGCGTCGGCGACCGGCTCTTCCCGCACCTCGGCAACCCCGGATACGACGTGCGGTCGTACGACCTCGACTTCACCTACCCCGGCAGCAACCGCGAGCCGCTCACCGCCGTCACCACCATCGACGCTCGGACGACCTCCCGGCTGGAGCGGATCAATCTCGACTTCACCCACGGCAAGGTCGACTCCGTCGAGGTCGACGGGGTGCCCGCCGCCTTCACCAGCGCGGGCGAGGACCTGGTGGTCACACCCGAGGCGCCGCTCACCGAGGGCAGCCGGACCCGGATCACCGTGCGTCACACCAGCGACCCGGTGTACACGGGCGACGTGGAGGGCGGCTGGGTACGGACCGCCGACGGACTCGCGATGGCCAACCAGGCGGACGCGGCGCACGTCGTCTTCCCCTGCAACGACCACCCGTCCGACAAGGCCATGTTCACCGTCCGCGTCACCGTCCCCGACGGCTACACGGCCGTCTCCAACGGCCTCGCCACCGGCACGGACCGGGCCCCCGGCACCACCACCTGGACCTACCGCACCGAGCACCCCATGGCCACCGAACTGGCCCAGATCTCCATCGGCCGCTCCGCCGTCCTGCACCGCACCGGACCGCACCGCCTGCCGGTACGCGACGTGGTCCCCGCCAAGGACCGCGAGAAGCTCGAACCGTGGCTCGCGAAGACCCCCGGCCAGATCGAGTGGATGGAGGACAAGGTCGGCCGCTACCCCTTCGAGACGTACGGGGTGCTGATCGCGGAGGCGCAGACCGGGTTCGAGCTGGAGACCCAGACGCTCTCGCTCTTCGAGAGGGCGCTGTTCGTCCGGCCCGAGTACCCCAAGTGGTACGTCGAGTCGATCATGGTCCATGAGCTGGCCCACCAGTGGTTCGGCAACAGCGTCAGCCCCCGCACCTGGTCCGACCTGTGGCTGAACGAGGGCCACGCCACCTGGTACGAGGCCCTGTACGCCGAGGAGACCGCCGGCCGGTCGGTGGCGGCCCGCATGAAGGCCGCGTACGGCGCGTCCGACCGCTGGCGCGCCGCGGGAGGCCCGCCGGCGGCGCCCAAGAAGCCCAAGGACGGCCAGAAGATCGGCATCTTCCGGGCCAACGTCTACGACGGCGCCGCGCTCTTCCTCTACGCCCTGCGCCAGGAGATCGGCGCCCCCGCCTTCGCCCTGCTGCAGCGGGCCTGGGTCACCGTCCACCGGGACGGCGTCGCGTCCACCGCCGACTTCCGGGAGCTCGCCTCCAAGATCGCCGGACGGGACCTGGGAGACTTCTTCCACGCCTGGCTGTACGAGGTGCGGACACCCCCCATGCCGGGGCACCCCGACTGGACTTCGGCACCGGTGGAGGCCTCCGCTCGGCGGTGA
- the dapF gene encoding diaminopimelate epimerase: protein MSTRIAFLKGHGTENDFVIVPDPENAIDLPPAAVAALCDRRAGIGGDGVLHVVRSAAHPEAKELAAEAEWFMDYRNGDGSIAEMCGNGVRVFARYLLHAGHVTEGDLTVATRGGVKEVHIDKDGDVTVGMGRARLPEGDVTVSVGEHSWPARNVNMGNPHAVAFVGDLADAGDLHAPPPFSPASAYPDGVNVEFVVDRGPGHVAMRVHERGSGETRSCGTGACAVAVATARRDGADPAVTGTPATYTVDVPGGTLVITERPDGEIEMTGPAVIVAEGEIYANWLENAAR, encoded by the coding sequence ATGAGCACGCGGATCGCCTTCCTCAAGGGTCACGGGACCGAGAACGACTTCGTGATCGTCCCGGACCCCGAGAACGCCATCGATCTCCCCCCGGCCGCAGTCGCCGCCCTGTGCGACCGCCGCGCGGGCATCGGTGGTGACGGCGTGCTGCACGTCGTCCGCTCCGCCGCGCACCCCGAGGCGAAGGAACTGGCCGCCGAGGCGGAGTGGTTCATGGACTACCGCAACGGCGACGGGTCGATCGCCGAGATGTGCGGAAACGGCGTCCGCGTCTTCGCGCGCTATCTCCTGCACGCCGGGCACGTCACCGAGGGCGACCTCACCGTCGCCACGCGCGGGGGCGTGAAGGAGGTCCACATCGACAAGGACGGTGACGTCACCGTCGGCATGGGTCGCGCCCGCCTCCCCGAGGGGGACGTGACCGTGAGCGTCGGCGAGCACAGCTGGCCCGCGCGCAACGTCAACATGGGCAACCCGCACGCCGTGGCGTTCGTCGGCGACCTCGCGGACGCCGGCGACCTGCACGCCCCGCCGCCCTTCAGCCCCGCCTCCGCCTACCCGGACGGCGTGAACGTCGAGTTCGTCGTCGACCGCGGCCCTGGGCACGTGGCGATGCGGGTGCACGAGCGCGGCTCCGGCGAGACCCGCTCCTGCGGCACCGGCGCGTGCGCCGTCGCCGTGGCCACCGCCCGGCGCGACGGCGCCGACCCGGCGGTCACGGGCACCCCGGCGACCTACACCGTCGACGTGCCCGGCGGCACCCTGGTGATCACCGAACGGCCCGACGGCGAGATCGAGATGACCGGCCCCGCCGTGATCGTGGCCGAGGGTGAGATCTATGCCAACTGGCTGGAAAACGCGGCACGTTGA
- a CDS encoding MazG nucleotide pyrophosphohydrolase domain-containing protein, translating into MSSSPARLVREFHRAFGLDARTAPAEVSPELAAHRGELLAEEAAEVAEVAVDGPLDRLAHELADVVYVAYGTALVHGIDLDEVIAEIHRSNMTKLGPDGRVARRADGKVLKGDHYQAPDVSSVLRKQGWAG; encoded by the coding sequence ATGAGTTCCTCTCCCGCTCGACTGGTCCGTGAGTTCCACCGGGCCTTCGGTCTCGACGCCCGTACCGCCCCCGCCGAGGTCTCGCCCGAGCTGGCCGCCCACCGGGGGGAGTTGTTGGCCGAGGAGGCCGCCGAGGTCGCCGAGGTGGCGGTCGACGGGCCGCTCGACCGGCTGGCCCACGAACTGGCCGACGTGGTGTACGTGGCATACGGCACCGCCCTGGTCCACGGCATCGACCTGGACGAGGTGATCGCCGAGATCCACCGCTCGAACATGACCAAGCTGGGCCCCGACGGTCGGGTCGCCCGCCGGGCCGACGGCAAGGTGCTCAAGGGGGACCACTACCAGGCACCCGACGTGTCCTCGGTGCTGCGGAAGCAGGGCTGGGCCGGCTGA